Genomic window (Onychomys torridus chromosome 5, mOncTor1.1, whole genome shotgun sequence):
CAGTAAGCCTGCAGGGAGGGTGTCACCTGCGCTCGCTCGCTGCCATGGTGTAGATCCTGACCTGGGGTCCAGGAGGGCAAGAGGTTTCTTTCAGGAAGGGCTTGGGATGTAGCTTGGGTGCGCCCCTCTAAAGCATGATCAGTGGATTTAATCCTGGGTGAGTCTTGTGAGGAAAAGCATCAGCTTGTCTGCACAGCTGTGCAGAAAGCTGTAGCATCTCCCTACTGAGATGATGAGAACCATGGCCGACAGGGCTCTTgttcccaggggatctgatgagcCACAGTGGGGAGCTGTCATCAAGCTACTCTGCTCCAGGGACAGGGTGCATCATACAGTTGGCATGGTGAAGCCTGTCCGGTCTCTTTGACTTTAATATCTTAGTATTAAGCTCTTCATCCCAACCCACTCAAAACGTGCTTTTGTTTGACTCCGCATACAGGCCTGAAGCTGTCCAGCAGGCATTCCAAGGCCTTGGGCCTGGCTTCTCTGGCTATACAACCTATGGGTGGCTGCAGCTCTCCTGGTTCCAGCAGATCTATGCAAGACAGTACTATATGCAATAGTAAGTCCCACTGTGCTGGGTGTGGCCATGGCTCCTGGGACAGGAGAGAAATCCCAACGGTGCTCTAAGTGCAGGAGGAGAGAGGGCGGTGTTTCTCTGTCCTCCAGAGTCCTATTCTTTGTGATTCTTGGTGTAGTAGAGTGGAAACAACAGCTTCCTGGTTTGTGTACTGATGCAGAATTAGTTCCAGATAAGCTCTTCTCAGACATTCTAAAGACATGTATTtaatagacatggtgctgggttCTTTTGGTGGCTCTTAGTTCttcactttaatcccagcatccgggaggcagaggcaggtggatctctgtgagttcgaggccaccctggtctacataacaagttccaggccagacagagaTCAGAGGAGACATATAATGAATTTCAAACCCCTCTctcctatgcacacacacacacacacacacacacacacacacacacacacacacacacacacacacaccctacacacgcacacacaatttATAGAAGATTCTTCTCTAACGTGAAGAAAAACTAGGTGTATACATTCCTAGTCATAATTGTTAACTGTGAAGACCCCTTGGGCTGAGAGAGCCCTGTCCTTACAGTGCCTCGTTTTCAGCAGTGtctgcttctgtttttattttagcttagCTGCCACAGCGGCATCAGGAGCTTTTGTCCCAACACCAAGTGCACAAGAAATACCTGTGGTCTCTGCGCAGGCTCCAGCCCCTATTCACAACCAGTTTCCGGCCGAAAACCAGCCAGCCAATCAGAATGCAGCTGCTCAAGTGGTTGTTAATCCTGGAGCCAATCAGAACTTGCGGATGAATGCCCAAGGTGGCCCTCTTGTAGAAGAAGATGATGAGATAAACAGAGACTGGTTGGATTGGACCTACTCAGCGGCGACCTTTTCCGTGTTCCTCAGCATCCTTTACTTCTACTCCTCCTTGAGCAGATTCCTCATGGTCATGGGCGCCACCGTCGTCATGTACCTGTGAGCAGATGGCTCCTTTTCCTTTACTGATGTCATGTACCTGTGAGCAGATGGctccctcttttcctttactGATGTCATGTACCTGTGAGCAGATGGCTCCTTTTCCTTTACTGATGTCATGTACCTGTGAGCAGAtggctctctcttttcctttactGAAAATGACACTGTGTGGTGACTTAGTACAGATATCTTGTTTCAGTCTGTGGTCCTTGAAGGAGGTGTACTGAAATTCTATCATTCTGGCACTTTCAGTATAAGAAGTCCACAGTCAATCAGAATGCCAAGGTCCTGGGTTAGTGCAAGACGAATATTTTCATCTTCCAGATAAGTGAATAAATGGCCCTTCAGGCTGGTGGGCTTATGAAGCTCATACAGAGCCACAGTGCAGCTCGAGAGAGCTTGTATTTGTTTCCAAGACAGAGTGGTTCTTAGCAGGCTGTAGCTGCCTTGCAGGACGAAGGCCAGACAGTGACTATTGTCTCAGCCGTGAAGGGCCAGTGACCCTTTGCACAAACGCTGTTTGCTTCAGCTGTTTGTGTGCTGGGGCAGCAGTGCCGGCTGGAGAGGGCTCTGTATCTTCTCAGGGGACATTTGGCAGTGTCTGGAGGATGTCACAGCTAGAGGCCTAGTCTGTGGTTGAGGAAGTGGCAGCAGGGACACTTGTAAGTTCCCAGAAGTGTACAGGAGAGTTCACACTGTGAGGATCCAGCCCAAGAGAGCTTGGCCTACAGGGGTAGGTCTCTGGTTAAAATGGAAGGGGAAAGTTTTGCTTTACAGTAAAAATGGGTTTTTAGTTtaggttttaaaaatgtaagaagcACAACCATTCCTAATATTTTATCTTGAAAGTTGAATTTTACTAGATTTTCCAATTAGAGCCTTTTATCAAATATATAGTCCCTAGAATCAAGCATCTATGTGACCAAACTCAGGTTATTAttgcattatatatatgtatatcattatAATTCTACATATGAATATATTTCCTGTcaagtttggtttgtttttatttctgtgatgcTGGGGTAAGGACCCTGGGCCTCCTCCATCCAGGCCAGCAAGCATACTTTCTCTAACATAGAgtctcagcttgttccttttttcttttttaaattttgagacagggtctcgctgaGTTGAccagactggcattgaactcgctctgtagccaaggcaggctttgaactttgaATCCTCCTCCTGTAGCCTCCCAgcgagctgggattacaggattacCAGGCTCATGCCACTGCATGCTGGTGGCTCTGTTGAGGTTTTCAAGTGTCAGGTTTAGTTCATATTACAAAGTATTTATTAACACACACTGCATGCCAGATGTTTATTGCTGGTGAGTAAAATCCAACTCCTGCCTTTGAGGACTGGAGCCTGACCGCATTTAGCAGACTGATAAACTGGCTGCACAGGTGCCATCGGGGCTTCTGCTCCTTAGACTCTTGTGTGTATCCTGCATGGCTTAACTAAAGTGCATCTGTTTGTGCTTTCTTAAAGGCATCACGTTGGGTGGTTTCCATTCAGACAGCGGCCAGTTCAGAATTTCCCTGATGGTGGTCCTCCTCAGGAAGCTGCAAACCAGGATCCCAACAATAACCTCCAGGTACAGGCCTCCTTGCCCTGCCACAGGCTCCAGTCCTTAGCCTTCAGCCTTTCAGACTCAAACCTTTCCATTTTTAAGGCTTTGACTATTCTACATAGGCATATGGCAATTGGAATTTTTGCATATGTAATGTTGGGGAGGTTGGCCCACATTTTGAGAATAAGAGCTACATAACAGCACATTTAATTATGGAAAGTGCCGATGGGTAGTCATTCTAATTGACTAGGCACATTACCACATCTCAGAATAGATTTCCTGAAAAATAACACGTAGAAACAGAATCTTCATAAAGCATGTTAAGGCATAACCCTAAAGGATATACTTTATAACAAAGATCACCTCTGTAGTCTGGCAACACTGAGCTGCCTTGGTTGGTTGTTTAGCTCAGGGCACTGCCCAAATCTGAGGGCTGGTTAGTGTGTGGCCAAGTTAATTACTATTTGAAGGTCAGGGTACTTCGGTTCCTCTGACACTGGCCAAGAGGAATGTTGGAGAACTGTGGAAGGTCAGCTGCAGGTGTGCTGTGGATGCCGAAAGGTGCCTCCTGCAGCCAAGGACTCATCCCCCAGGGACAGTCCGCCTGCCGGGCTTTGCCCTGACCTGTCCTCAGGATAGGTGTCCTCTAGACCCTAATCATCTTTCTCATTGTGGTTTTGTCTTTAGGAAGGCACGGATCCTGAAACGGAAGACCCCAACCGCCTTCCCCCAGATCGTGACGTGCTGGACCCTGAGCAGACCAGCCCTTCGCTTATGAGCACAGCATGGTTAGTCTTCAAGACGTtctttgcctctcttcttccagaAGGCCCACCAGCCATAGCAAACTGATGGCACTTGTGCTGTCTCTGGAGGCTTCGACAGCTCAGACTGGATCATCTGGCTCCAGCTCACTGTCCTCACCTGGTGTGACTCAGCAGGTCACTGAAAACCCACAGGATGGTGACGTGCTTTTGTGCCAAGCAGAAGCACAAGCTAAGACATGAAGCCGTGATACAAACTGAACAGGGCCCCTCATGTCTTTATTCTGAAGAGCTTTAATGTATACTGTATGTAGTTTCATAGGCACTGTAAGCAGAAGGCCCAGGGTTGCATGTTCTGCCTGAGCACCTCCccagatgtgtgtgcatgtgtgctgtacATGGAAGTCACagacgtgtgtgcatgtgtgctctaCATGGAAGTCAGATGCAGAAGTGGTTCTGCTGGTTCGATTTGATTCCTGTTGGAATGTTCAAATTACACTAAGTGTACTACTTTATATAATCAGTGAATTGCTAGACATGTTAGCAGGACTTTTCTAGGAGAGACTTATGtatacttgctttttaaaatgcagtGCTTTACTTTAAACCGAGGGTGACCTGGCAGAGGTGAAGCCTTTGCCGGGTTTTCTGTTCAATAAAGTTTTGCTATGAATGACTGTGGCCGAGACTCCCATTGTCCTGGCCATTTGCTGTGCCCTTCTCactggagaatcaggagttcagctGCTGGTTCTTAAGTAACCCGAATGCTGCTTTTCCTAAAGGGCTGTTTGTACCAGCAAGGGATGAGACAATGAGGCTACAGAGGTTCTTGTTAACTAGGGCTGTGCCTGTATGTGTCCCATTTCCTGCCCAAATGTCAGCGGATTATGTAGGAACCCACCAAAGTTGCccccaaattcaaggccagtggcATTAAGTGATGGGCC
Coding sequences:
- the Herpud1 gene encoding homocysteine-responsive endoplasmic reticulum-resident ubiquitin-like domain member 1 protein isoform X1; the protein is MEPEPQPEPQSEPQPEQVTLLVKSPNQRHRDLELSGDRSWSVSRLKAHLSRVYPERPRPEDQRLIYSGKMLLDHQCLRDLLPKQEKRHVLHLVCNVKNPSKMPEASTKGAESTEQPANTNQAQHPGDSTSEGLRQREVLRNLSPSGWENISRPEAVQQAFQGLGPGFSGYTTYGWLQLSWFQQIYARQYYMQYLAATAASGAFVPTPSAQEIPVVSAQAPAPIHNQFPAENQPANQNAAAQVVVNPGANQNLRMNAQGGPLVEEDDEINRDWLDWTYSAATFSVFLSILYFYSSLSRFLMVMGATVVMYLHHVGWFPFRQRPVQNFPDGGPPQEAANQDPNNNLQEGTDPETEDPNRLPPDRDVLDPEQTSPSLMSTAWLVFKTFFASLLPEGPPAIAN
- the Herpud1 gene encoding homocysteine-responsive endoplasmic reticulum-resident ubiquitin-like domain member 1 protein isoform X2, which gives rise to MEPEPQPEPQSEPQPEQVTLLVKSPNQRHRDLELSGDRSWSVSRLKAHLSRVYPERPRPEDQRLIYSGKMLLDHQCLRDLLPKEKRHVLHLVCNVKNPSKMPEASTKGAESTEQPANTNQAQHPGDSTSEGLRQREVLRNLSPSGWENISRPEAVQQAFQGLGPGFSGYTTYGWLQLSWFQQIYARQYYMQYLAATAASGAFVPTPSAQEIPVVSAQAPAPIHNQFPAENQPANQNAAAQVVVNPGANQNLRMNAQGGPLVEEDDEINRDWLDWTYSAATFSVFLSILYFYSSLSRFLMVMGATVVMYLHHVGWFPFRQRPVQNFPDGGPPQEAANQDPNNNLQEGTDPETEDPNRLPPDRDVLDPEQTSPSLMSTAWLVFKTFFASLLPEGPPAIAN